The following are encoded together in the Pleurocapsa sp. FMAR1 genome:
- a CDS encoding 3'(2'),5'-bisphosphate nucleotidase CysQ family protein yields the protein MDNNQPEKLAEVLKVARSVAWGAADILSSFYHKDTSDLDIKNKKDGPVTDADMAANKYILGRFKEELGTEDFGYLSEETFDVKKAEPVDHDWVWIIDPLDGTRDFIDKNGEYGMHIALVYQGRPVIGIVAIPEAEKVYFASKGNGTFVETKDGTVTPIKVSERNTIENLYLIVSRSHRDDRFQQLIDRLPFAGKKYMGGVGGKISTLLEQESDVYISLSGKSAAKDWDFAAPELILTEAGGKFTYVNGEPVYYNQGDVKRWGCIVATNGHCHEELCTKASAIIDEIDRG from the coding sequence TTGGATAATAATCAGCCTGAAAAGTTAGCAGAAGTTTTGAAGGTGGCTCGTTCTGTCGCCTGGGGAGCAGCAGACATTCTTAGCTCTTTCTATCATAAAGATACTTCTGACTTGGATATTAAAAATAAAAAGGATGGTCCTGTTACTGACGCTGACATGGCTGCGAATAAATATATTCTTGGTCGGTTTAAAGAAGAGCTAGGTACAGAAGATTTTGGTTACTTGTCCGAAGAAACTTTTGACGTTAAAAAAGCCGAACCAGTTGACCACGATTGGGTTTGGATTATCGATCCTTTGGATGGTACACGAGATTTCATTGACAAAAATGGTGAATATGGGATGCACATCGCCTTGGTTTATCAAGGTCGCCCTGTAATTGGAATTGTAGCTATTCCTGAAGCCGAAAAAGTTTATTTTGCCTCAAAAGGTAATGGTACTTTTGTGGAAACTAAAGATGGTACGGTTACACCGATCAAAGTATCTGAACGTAACACTATTGAGAATCTATATTTAATCGTTAGTCGATCGCACCGTGACGATCGCTTTCAACAGCTAATCGATCGCTTGCCCTTTGCAGGTAAGAAATATATGGGTGGAGTTGGAGGAAAAATTTCTACCCTTTTAGAACAAGAATCAGATGTTTATATTTCACTCTCAGGTAAGTCGGCAGCTAAAGATTGGGATTTTGCTGCACCAGAATTGATTCTCACCGAAGCAGGTGGCAAGTTTACCTATGTCAATGGTGAACCCGTTTATTATAATCAGGGAGATGTGAAACGCTGGGGTTGTATTGTAGCTACTAACGGACATTGCCATGAAGAACTTTGTACTAAAGCCAGTGCTATTATCGATGAGATCGATCGTGGATAA